ATCATGCGCCGCATCGAAAGCGAGGCCGCCCCAATTGGTGCCGCCGCCGGTGAAGGGATAGAGGATCGTGCCCTGCGTCGAGGGCGGGGTGTAGAGCCCGTCATGGCGCGCGCCGGCGATTCTGTCACGGCACGCCCCGCGATCCCAGAAGGTCAGGCCGAAGGCGTCGTCCGGCGAGATGCGGTTGGGCGCCAGCGGCCCGGGCGCGATGGGAAAAGGCTGCGTCGGCGACAGGTGCTCGCCCGGCACGCCGCCCTGCGGCACGGCACGCTCCACGACCGGGATCACCGGCGCGCCGGTGTCGCGGTTCACGGTGAACAGCAGGCCCTGCTTGGTCGGCTGCAGCACGGCGGCGACGGTCTTGCCGTTATAAGTCACGGTGCCGAGCGTCGGCTGGGCCGGGATGTCGTAGTCCCACACATCGTGATGCGTGGTCTGGAACGACCAGGCGACGCTGCCGTCGGCGACATGCAGTGCGACGATGGAATTGGCGTATTTGCCCGCGCCGGCGCGCAAGCCGCCGAAGAAATCGGGGCTGGCGCTCGACACCGGAAGGATCACCAGGCCGCGCGCCTCGTCGACGCTCATCGGCGCCCAGACATTGGCGGCACCGCCGCGGAAGGGCGGCTTCTGGTCGGACAGCGGATCGAAGCTCCATTTGAGCGCCCCGGTCACGGCGTCGAAGGCATGCACCGTGCCGCGCAATTCGTCGACCTTCTGGTTGTCGTCGATCGCCGAACCGACGATGACGAGGCCGTGCGTCACCACCGGCGCCGAGGTCGTGTGGATGCGGCCGAAGCGCTTGGTCCTGCCCTCGCGCTGCTCGCCGGGCGGGATCACGACGGTGCCACCGCCGCCGAAGCCGGCGCAGGGCCTGCCGCTCGCGGCGTCCAGCGCGATCAGGCGGCGGTCGGCGGTGTTGAGATAGATGCGCGCGGCGCAGGCGCTGCCCGGCGCGGCGAGATTGCTCGCATAGGCGACGCCGCGGCAGATGTAGTCGTTGGGATAGCGGATGTCGTCGTTCAGCCTGGGATCGAAGCGCCAGAGCTGCCGGCCGGTGCCGGGATCGAGCGCGCTGACCTCGTTGAACGGCGAACAGACATAGAGCCGGCCGTCGGCCAGGATCGGGGTGTTCTCGAACGAGGCGCGCTTCATCGCGCCGGCATGGCGGACCATGTCGCCGGTGGAATAGCTCCAGGCGACGGCGAGGGTCGCGACATTGGCCGGGGTGATCTGGCGGGCCGCGGAATAGCGCTGGCCGCCTTCGTCGCCGCCATAGGCCGGCCAGCCCGGCTCCCCGCCATGGGCCAGGCCGGGAAGGATGGCCAGGGCCGCGACCGCCGCACCGATAAGGACACTGCGCATTTTCCGCTCTCCGCTCTGCCGGCCCGACGGCCTATAGTGGCTTCATGTCAGGTTCCGATGCCCCTCAATCTGGTTCGCTAGGCCCCGCCGGAAAAGAGGCGCGGGGCCGGACGCGCCGGATTGGTGATATCTGGCAAGGGCTTGGGATAAGCGGCGACAAATCCGGGACGGACGGAGACGGCTGGAGGGCCTTCCTCTACGGGTTCGGCGCCATGGCGACCGTGGTCGGGGCGGTCAACATCATCAACGTCATCACCATGGGCCATGAGCGGCCGCAATACGGCCTGGCCGGGCCGATCGTGTGGGAGGGATCGAGCTGGATCACCTTCAACCTGTTCGTCTGGATCCCCTGGCTGGCGCTGCGCCTGGTGCCGCTGGGCAGCCGGCCGCGCTGGCGCGTGCCGCTGGTGCATGCCGCAGGGGCGGTGGCGTTCTCGTTCTGCCATGTCGCCGGCTTCGTGGCGCTGCGGGAACTTGTCTATGCGGCGTGGGGAGAACGCTATGAGTTCGGGCCGTTCGGGCTGCATTTCACCTATGAGCTTGGCAAGGACGTGTTCGGCTATGCGCTGGCCGTCGCGGCCTTCACGATCGCGGGCTTCATCGTGGAACATACGGCGCCGCGCCCGGCCGGCGGGAGCGACGCGGCCTATTCCATCCGCGACGGCGCGCGCATCCTGCGCGTGCCGATCGCCGATATCCTGGCGATCAGTTCGGCGGGGAACTATGTCGAGTTCGTGCTGCGCGACGGCCGCAAGCCGCTGATGCGCTCGGCGCTGAGCGGGATCGAGCTGGAATTC
Above is a window of Rhizomicrobium sp. DNA encoding:
- a CDS encoding pyrroloquinoline quinone-dependent dehydrogenase, which gives rise to MRSVLIGAAVAALAILPGLAHGGEPGWPAYGGDEGGQRYSAARQITPANVATLAVAWSYSTGDMVRHAGAMKRASFENTPILADGRLYVCSPFNEVSALDPGTGRQLWRFDPRLNDDIRYPNDYICRGVAYASNLAAPGSACAARIYLNTADRRLIALDAASGRPCAGFGGGGTVVIPPGEQREGRTKRFGRIHTTSAPVVTHGLVIVGSAIDDNQKVDELRGTVHAFDAVTGALKWSFDPLSDQKPPFRGGAANVWAPMSVDEARGLVILPVSSASPDFFGGLRAGAGKYANSIVALHVADGSVAWSFQTTHHDVWDYDIPAQPTLGTVTYNGKTVAAVLQPTKQGLLFTVNRDTGAPVIPVVERAVPQGGVPGEHLSPTQPFPIAPGPLAPNRISPDDAFGLTFWDRGACRDRIAGARHDGLYTPPSTQGTILYPFTGGGTNWGGLAFDAAHDVVYVNTSSAMHLVTLIQQKQFQAARERFFDKEVSPNDGAPFGMMREMLLSPIGMPCNPPPWGQLHAIDMHTGRILWSVPLGTTEDMAPFSEYLLGKTGTPNLGGPMVTAGGLVFIGAAMDDYLRAFDAKSGAELWRGRLPAGGQATPMTYVWKGRQYVVIAAGGHSKLNTKRGDQVLAFALPN
- a CDS encoding LytTR family DNA-binding domain-containing protein, with the translated sequence MATVVGAVNIINVITMGHERPQYGLAGPIVWEGSSWITFNLFVWIPWLALRLVPLGSRPRWRVPLVHAAGAVAFSFCHVAGFVALRELVYAAWGERYEFGPFGLHFTYELGKDVFGYALAVAAFTIAGFIVEHTAPRPAGGSDAAYSIRDGARILRVPIADILAISSAGNYVEFVLRDGRKPLMRSALSGIELEFAPYGFVRVHRSWLVNPARMTALKPEGSGDYTVELGALSVPLSRRFPEALARLRAA